A DNA window from Callospermophilus lateralis isolate mCalLat2 chromosome X, mCalLat2.hap1, whole genome shotgun sequence contains the following coding sequences:
- the LOC143639111 gene encoding putative P2Y purinoceptor 10, whose amino-acid sequence MGNNNTNSTRANCTDLQMTFQDSLYATTYILIFIPGLVANSAALWVLCRFISKKNKAIIFMINLSVADLAHVLSLPLRIYYYINHNWPFQRALCLLCFYLKYLNMYASIFFLTCISLQRCFFLLKPFRARNWKRRYDVGISAAIWVIVGTACLPLPILRSANLAKNTKFCFADLGLHNISMASSIGMVTAAELGGFVLPVIIITYCTWKTRKSLQEFQVPPQNTKERKKALRMVLMCAVVFIVCFTPYHLNFPFFMMVKQHVFSNCSFIKSTLCFHIISLCLANLNCCLDPVVYYFMTSEFRDQFSEHGGSVLQLCVRCKDNALEIRQREEDLQTISLECLDDSKTM is encoded by the coding sequence ATGGGAAATAACAACACAAACAGTACAAGAGCAAACTGCACTGATCTTCAAATGACATTTCAGGACTCCCTCTATGCAACCACCTATATCCTGATATTCATCCCTGGTCTTGTGGCCAACAGTGCAGCCTTGTGGGTCCTGTGCCGCTTCATCAGCAAGAAAAATAAAGCCATCATTTTTATGATCAACCTCTCTGTGGCTGACCTGGCTCATGTGCTGTCCTTACCCCTCCGGATTTACTATTACATCAACCacaactggcctttccagagggcCCTTTGTCTGTTGTGCTTCTACCTGAAGTATCTCAACATGTATGCCAGCATTTTCTTCCTGACGTGCATCAGCCTGCAGAGGTGCTTCTTTCTCCTCAAGCCATTCAGGGCCAGAAACTGGAAGCGTAGGTATGATGTGGGCATCAGTGCTGCCATCTGGGTCATCGTGGGGACTGCCTGTTTGCCACTTCCCATCCTGAGGAGTGCGAACTTAGCCAAGAACACCAAATTCTGCTTTGCTGATTTAGGACTTCACAACATTAGCATGGCTTCTTCCATTGGTATGGTAACTGCAGCTGAACTTGGAGGGTTTGTATTGCCTGTTATAATTATAACTTATTGCACCTGGAAAACAAGAAAATCTTTACAGGAATTCCAAGTTCCCCCTCAGAatacaaaagaaaggaaaaaagcttTGAGGATGGTCCTGATGTGTGCAGTGGTGTTCATTGTGTGTTTCACTCCTTACCATCTCAACTTCCCATTCTTTATGATGGTAAAGCAACATGTTTTTTCAAATTGTTCCTTCATTAAGAGCACTCTATGTTTCCACATCATTTCCCTGTGTCTTGCAAATCTGAATTGTTGTCTTGATCCAGTCGTATATTATTTTATGACTTCAGAATTTCGTGATCAATTTTCAGAACATGGAGGCTCAGTTCTTCAGTTATGTGTGAGATGCAAGGACAATGCTTTGGAAATTCGTCAAAGGGAGGAGGATCTTCAAACTATCTCACTTGAATGTTTGGATGATTCCAAGACAATGTAG